One part of the Lycium ferocissimum isolate CSIRO_LF1 chromosome 8, AGI_CSIRO_Lferr_CH_V1, whole genome shotgun sequence genome encodes these proteins:
- the LOC132066298 gene encoding protein SULFUR DEFICIENCY-INDUCED 1-like has protein sequence MKNYSCSKKVEEIDSNYRVIHKLPPGDSPYVRAKYAQLVEKDPEGAIVLFWKAINAGDRIDSALKDMAVVMKQQDKAEEAFEAIKSFRYRCSKQTQESLDNVLIDLYKVHKQNSPCLTLNK, from the exons ATGAAGAATTATAGCTGCTCCAAAAAGGTAGAGGAAATTGATTCTAATTATCGTGTTATTCATAAGCTTCCCCCTGGTGATAGCCCTTATGTCAGAGCAAAATATGCACAG CTGGTTGAGAAAGATCCAGAAGGTGCTATAGTTCTATTTTGGAAGGCAATAAATGCAGGAGATAGAATAGATAGTGCTTTGAAAGATATGGCAGTAGTAATGAAACAACAAGATAAAGCTGAAGAGGCCTTTGAAGCTATTAAGTCCTTTAGATATCGATGCTCCAAACAGACACAAGAATCATTGGACAATGTCCTTATCGACTTATACAAGGTGCATAAACAAAACTCCCCTTGTTTAACCCTAAATAAGTAA